In the genome of Bradyrhizobium sp. CIAT3101, one region contains:
- a CDS encoding cyclic nucleotide-binding domain-containing protein, whose protein sequence is MNSNADLSTILDRILDTAADNLRLAKILVQMGLDPNNLTYDALFDRLIEIVLTNITLANMFALVGAIFFVATLLMQRMVPLRVANMVGCTFFAISCVLSGSVASLLLYLLLLPVNAVRLRQLLKLVKKARNATQGDRSMEWLKPFMTERRYRRGDILFRKGDAATEMFLTVTGKFLAKEIGVELPPGRLMGELGFLMPNNRRTATVECMENGEVLAITYERLLEIYFQNDQQFGYYILVLTSRRLLENNHRLQENISRLEAALGQENAARQTAGARGTA, encoded by the coding sequence ATGAATTCCAATGCAGATCTTTCGACAATTCTGGACCGCATTCTTGATACAGCGGCGGACAATCTCAGGCTCGCAAAGATTCTCGTTCAAATGGGACTTGATCCCAACAACCTTACCTACGACGCGCTGTTTGATCGGCTGATTGAAATTGTGTTGACCAATATCACGCTCGCCAACATGTTCGCCTTGGTTGGCGCCATCTTCTTTGTCGCTACTTTGCTCATGCAAAGAATGGTCCCGCTGCGGGTCGCGAATATGGTCGGCTGCACATTCTTCGCAATTTCTTGCGTGCTTTCTGGGAGCGTCGCCAGCTTGCTGCTCTATCTGCTGCTGTTGCCAGTCAATGCCGTTCGCCTCCGTCAACTGCTCAAGCTCGTCAAGAAGGCGCGTAACGCGACGCAGGGTGACAGGTCGATGGAATGGCTGAAGCCATTCATGACCGAACGTAGATATCGCCGAGGCGACATACTTTTCAGGAAGGGGGATGCCGCTACGGAAATGTTTCTGACCGTCACCGGGAAGTTTCTCGCCAAAGAAATCGGCGTCGAGCTTCCGCCAGGGCGTCTCATGGGAGAGCTTGGCTTTCTCATGCCCAATAACCGACGAACCGCGACGGTCGAGTGCATGGAAAACGGCGAAGTCCTGGCCATAACTTATGAAAGGCTGCTTGAAATCTATTTCCAGAATGATCAGCAATTCGGCTATTATATCCTCGTCCTGACCAGCCGGCGCCTCCTGGAAAACAACCACCGCCTTCAGGAAAACATCTCGCGGCTGGAAGCAGCTCTCGGACAAGAGAACGCGGCGCGACAGACGGCAGGCGCGCGTGGAACGGCTTGA
- a CDS encoding HD domain-containing protein: MMLTVLDAELLIKQHLGDTPRADHSRFVAHILRMLAPSFSASADFWEVVGLCHDLDYFHTSGNWSQHGLLTVRWLGDSLPAEAQNAIASHDHRAGIQADTTLADMLKAADAIAIIDERLGRSTLCSTDRSKPYEALRRQLGDRSYLSDILERHSEKHRISFDRLLEIVALAPEQ, translated from the coding sequence ATGATGCTGACAGTTCTAGACGCAGAACTTTTGATCAAGCAGCACTTGGGCGACACGCCAAGAGCTGATCACTCGCGCTTTGTGGCCCACATTCTGCGCATGCTTGCGCCGAGCTTTTCCGCCTCAGCTGACTTTTGGGAGGTCGTTGGCCTGTGCCATGATCTGGATTACTTTCATACATCGGGGAATTGGAGCCAGCACGGTCTGTTAACAGTCCGCTGGCTCGGCGACAGCCTTCCTGCTGAGGCACAGAATGCCATCGCTTCGCACGATCATCGCGCTGGCATTCAGGCGGACACTACGCTCGCCGACATGCTGAAAGCGGCGGATGCTATTGCTATCATTGACGAGAGATTGGGGCGGAGCACGCTCTGTAGTACGGATCGCTCAAAGCCTTACGAGGCCCTGCGCCGCCAGCTTGGGGATCGCTCTTATTTGAGCGACATCTTGGAGAGACACTCTGAAAAGCACCGCATTAGTTTTGACCGCTTACTCGAAATCGTTGCCCTTGCACCGGAGCAATAG
- a CDS encoding DUF1127 domain-containing protein, whose protein sequence is MNTFYQTAGLVQTTAQQGNVSALKNCWDAFQEWRKWERLRHDLYNLSDRELMDIGISYGEIDYVASNRNTDPRGIRSGS, encoded by the coding sequence ATGAACACGTTTTACCAGACAGCGGGCTTGGTCCAGACGACAGCACAGCAAGGCAATGTCAGCGCTCTCAAGAATTGTTGGGACGCTTTTCAAGAGTGGCGGAAATGGGAGCGGCTGCGGCACGATCTTTATAATCTAAGTGATCGAGAGCTTATGGATATCGGGATCTCGTATGGCGAGATCGACTACGTTGCCTCGAATCGAAATACTGACCCGCGAGGAATACGTTCCGGATCATAA
- a CDS encoding winged helix-turn-helix domain-containing tetratricopeptide repeat protein, which produces MRYLFEDYELDSGRRELYRDTKVVALTPQAFDLLDYLIRNRERVVCKDDLIAAIWKGRCVSDAALTTRLNAARSAIGDSGEKQRLIKTLPRKGYRFIGTVQEAHNASTGVVTEIQGETAKGALTLPDIPSLAVLPFINLSSDPEQEYFAEGMVEDIITGLSRSKSLFVIARQSTFTYKGKTVDVRQVGRELGVRYVLEGSVRKSNDRVRIIGQLIEATTGAHLWADRFDSQLNDIFDLQDQVTSSVISALFPHLERAEIERAKRKPTENLQAYDYYLRSLSSFYQFTREQNIEALRLTRLAVKIDPGLAVAHALGAYCYLQRKVFGWTVDADQERNDTRLFARRAIELDKDDPTVLVRVGQAIAAVLYEIDEGVALVFRAHELNPSLALAQYTIGWDHIRRGNVEAALKQFHAGGRLSPMDPFIFLMQTGIAFAHFLADRYEDGTSWAKSAVLHRPNYLNAQFILAACHAMSGRVEEARMISARLVEARPALRISTLIPKLAQFYIPEHLERINRACHIAGLPP; this is translated from the coding sequence GTGCGCTATCTCTTCGAAGACTACGAACTGGATTCCGGCCGCCGCGAGCTATACCGCGATACAAAAGTCGTCGCCCTGACGCCACAAGCCTTTGACCTGCTTGACTACCTCATCCGCAACCGCGAGCGCGTCGTCTGCAAGGACGATCTTATCGCAGCCATTTGGAAGGGGCGATGCGTGTCGGATGCCGCGCTGACGACCCGGCTGAATGCCGCTCGCTCCGCGATTGGCGATTCCGGGGAGAAGCAGCGGTTGATCAAGACGCTGCCGAGGAAAGGCTATCGCTTTATCGGCACTGTGCAAGAAGCTCACAACGCTTCCACAGGGGTAGTAACCGAAATCCAAGGAGAAACGGCCAAGGGTGCCCTCACGCTTCCCGACATACCGTCGCTAGCCGTTCTCCCGTTTATTAACCTGAGTTCCGATCCAGAGCAGGAGTATTTCGCCGAAGGCATGGTCGAGGACATCATTACCGGCCTCTCACGATCCAAATCGCTGTTCGTCATCGCGCGACAATCCACTTTTACCTACAAGGGCAAGACTGTCGACGTCAGGCAGGTCGGACGCGAGCTAGGAGTTCGATATGTACTCGAAGGCAGTGTGCGCAAATCCAACGACCGAGTTCGCATTATCGGGCAGCTGATCGAGGCCACGACGGGTGCCCATCTTTGGGCAGACCGTTTCGACAGCCAACTCAATGACATCTTCGATCTGCAGGACCAAGTGACGAGCAGCGTGATTAGCGCACTCTTTCCGCACTTGGAGCGTGCCGAGATAGAACGCGCAAAGCGCAAGCCAACCGAAAATCTTCAGGCCTACGACTACTATCTTCGTTCACTCTCGAGCTTCTATCAATTCACCCGCGAGCAAAACATTGAAGCCCTCAGACTGACCCGGCTTGCAGTCAAGATCGATCCCGGATTGGCGGTAGCACACGCGCTTGGTGCTTATTGCTACCTGCAACGCAAGGTCTTCGGCTGGACGGTTGATGCGGATCAGGAACGAAATGATACCCGACTGTTTGCAAGGCGCGCGATTGAACTCGATAAGGACGATCCAACCGTACTCGTAAGGGTTGGGCAGGCAATTGCCGCCGTACTATATGAGATCGACGAAGGCGTTGCCCTCGTCTTCCGAGCGCATGAACTTAACCCAAGCCTGGCTCTCGCACAGTATACGATCGGCTGGGACCACATTCGCCGCGGCAACGTAGAGGCGGCACTTAAGCAGTTCCATGCCGGGGGGCGCTTAAGCCCCATGGATCCGTTTATTTTTTTGATGCAGACCGGAATAGCGTTCGCGCATTTCTTGGCAGATCGATACGAAGACGGGACATCATGGGCCAAGTCGGCTGTGTTGCACCGGCCTAACTATCTAAACGCACAATTTATTCTAGCGGCATGCCACGCAATGTCCGGACGTGTCGAGGAAGCCCGGATGATCAGTGCACGCCTAGTCGAAGCGAGGCCGGCGCTGCGCATCTCCACACTCATTCCCAAGCTCGCCCAATTTTACATCCCGGAACACCTCGAACGGATCAATCGGGCTTGCCACATCGCAGGCCTCCCCCCATGA